One part of the Thiomicrospira cyclica ALM1 genome encodes these proteins:
- the uvrD gene encoding DNA helicase II, protein MDVNYILDGLNDAQRQAVTLETGHGLVLAGAGSGKTRVLVHRIAWVVEVLGASPYNVLAVTFTNKAAREMRGRMEALMGPAAKSVTMGTFHGIAYQLLRQHYQAAGLPQAFQILDSDDQKRMVKRLLKAMNLDETQWPVKQVVGFINSEKEEGRRAKHVDAGHNPYLKTLVAVYESYEQQCQQAGLVDFAELLLRAHELWLRSPEVLAFYQQRYQHILVDEFQDTNSLQYAWLRVLAGGRGRLFVVGDDDQSIYGWRGAKVENIRLFEQQFAEVALVRLEQNYRSTNRILLAANHLISHNTERMGKNLWSDGEPGEPILIYEAFNDLDECQYVIEQIQGWLREGGTREQVAILYRSNSQSRVFEQGLLQAEMPYRIYGGLRFYDRAEIKDVLAYLRLIMNSADDAAFERVYNLPTRGLGDKTMQQVRDLARDQACSMWQASELLLNQGGLAARAKGALQGFLNLITELASLQPSLALADFVLQVMQDSGLQAHYEKDRSEQGQSKLENLDELVNAAASFEKRQDLQADTDNDNSLLNFLAQATLEAGDNQASAGESAIQLMTLHAAKGLEFPLVFMVGMEEGLFPSQSSQDDPSRLEEERRLAYVGITRAEQRLFMCAAQRRRLHGNEIYSQPSRFLRELPEDAVNWVRMSGRVQPTRAWGNEASTQNAATNETGLSLGQAVFHQKFGQGVVMATEGSGDHTRIQVSFKHAGVKWLVMAYANLTPA, encoded by the coding sequence ATGGATGTAAATTATATTTTGGATGGTTTAAATGATGCGCAGCGCCAAGCGGTCACACTAGAAACAGGCCATGGCTTGGTGTTGGCTGGTGCCGGTTCGGGAAAAACCCGTGTATTGGTGCATCGAATTGCCTGGGTGGTCGAAGTGCTAGGCGCCAGCCCCTACAATGTGTTGGCGGTGACGTTTACCAATAAAGCCGCACGCGAAATGCGCGGACGCATGGAAGCACTGATGGGGCCGGCGGCTAAAAGTGTCACCATGGGCACTTTTCATGGTATTGCTTATCAGCTCCTACGCCAGCACTATCAAGCAGCAGGCCTGCCGCAAGCCTTTCAGATTTTAGATAGTGACGATCAAAAGCGGATGGTTAAACGCTTATTAAAAGCCATGAATCTTGATGAAACCCAGTGGCCAGTCAAGCAGGTGGTCGGATTTATTAATAGTGAAAAAGAAGAGGGACGACGTGCTAAACACGTTGATGCGGGTCATAACCCCTATTTAAAAACCCTGGTAGCGGTTTATGAATCTTATGAACAACAGTGCCAACAAGCAGGCCTGGTTGATTTTGCCGAATTGTTATTGCGTGCGCACGAACTTTGGTTGCGCTCCCCCGAGGTGTTGGCCTTTTATCAACAGCGTTATCAGCACATTTTGGTGGATGAGTTTCAAGATACCAATAGTTTGCAATATGCTTGGTTGCGTGTGCTTGCTGGTGGTCGCGGGCGTTTGTTTGTCGTAGGTGATGATGATCAGTCGATTTACGGCTGGCGGGGTGCCAAGGTCGAAAATATCCGCTTATTTGAGCAGCAGTTTGCCGAGGTGGCCTTGGTGCGCCTTGAGCAAAACTATCGGTCGACTAATCGCATTTTGCTGGCCGCCAATCATTTAATTTCACACAACACCGAGCGGATGGGCAAAAATCTGTGGAGTGACGGCGAGCCGGGTGAGCCGATACTCATCTATGAGGCTTTTAATGATTTGGATGAGTGTCAATATGTTATTGAGCAAATCCAGGGCTGGTTGCGTGAGGGTGGTACACGGGAACAGGTTGCCATTTTGTATCGCTCTAATTCGCAATCGCGGGTGTTTGAACAGGGTTTACTGCAAGCGGAGATGCCCTATCGTATTTATGGTGGTTTGCGCTTTTATGACCGTGCTGAAATTAAAGATGTGTTGGCCTATTTACGCTTGATTATGAACTCGGCGGATGATGCCGCTTTTGAGCGAGTTTACAATCTGCCAACTCGTGGCTTGGGTGATAAAACCATGCAACAGGTGCGTGATTTGGCGCGTGACCAGGCCTGCTCAATGTGGCAAGCGAGTGAGTTACTGCTTAACCAAGGTGGATTAGCTGCAAGAGCTAAAGGTGCGTTGCAAGGCTTTTTGAATTTAATTACCGAGTTGGCAAGCTTGCAACCGAGTTTGGCTTTAGCGGATTTTGTATTGCAGGTGATGCAGGATTCGGGGTTACAGGCACATTACGAAAAAGATCGCTCCGAGCAAGGTCAATCCAAATTAGAAAACTTAGACGAGCTGGTTAACGCGGCGGCGAGTTTTGAAAAACGCCAAGATCTGCAGGCGGATACCGATAACGACAATAGTCTGCTCAATTTCTTAGCGCAAGCGACCTTGGAAGCAGGCGATAATCAAGCAAGTGCTGGGGAGTCGGCTATTCAGTTGATGACGTTGCACGCTGCAAAAGGCTTGGAATTTCCCTTAGTCTTTATGGTGGGTATGGAGGAAGGGCTGTTTCCGTCACAGTCGTCACAAGACGATCCTTCGCGCCTTGAGGAAGAGCGGCGGTTGGCTTATGTGGGCATTACCCGGGCGGAGCAACGTTTGTTTATGTGTGCTGCGCAACGCCGTCGGTTACATGGCAATGAGATTTACAGCCAGCCATCGCGATTTTTGCGTGAGTTACCCGAAGATGCGGTGAACTGGGTGCGCATGTCTGGGCGCGTGCAACCCACTCGTGCTTGGGGTAATGAAGCCTCGACACAAAACGCCGCCACGAATGAGACGGGGTTATCTTTAGGCCAAGCTGTATTCCATCAAAAGTTTGGTCAGGGGGTGGTAATGGCCACGGAAGGCAGTGGCGATCATACCCGTATTCAAGTGTCGTTTAAGCATGCCGGTGTAAAGTGGTTGGTGATGGCCTATGCGAATTTAACTCCCGCCTAG
- the trxA gene encoding thioredoxin TrxA, whose translation MSDKIFVTSDANFEAEVLNSSLPVLVDFWAEWCGPCKMIAPILDDIATEYAGKVKVVKLNIDENPSTPPQYGVRGIPTLMLFKNGEVDATQVGALSKSQLCTFLDNNL comes from the coding sequence ATGAGTGACAAAATTTTTGTAACCTCAGATGCCAATTTTGAAGCGGAAGTATTAAATTCAAGCTTACCTGTACTTGTTGACTTTTGGGCAGAATGGTGTGGCCCATGTAAAATGATTGCCCCTATTCTTGACGACATTGCTACCGAATATGCGGGCAAAGTTAAAGTGGTTAAATTAAATATTGATGAAAACCCATCAACACCACCGCAATATGGTGTTCGTGGCATTCCAACACTTATGTTATTTAAGAATGGTGAAGTAGATGCGACTCAGGTTGGCGCGCTTTCTAAATCGCAGCTTTGCACCTTCTTAGATAACAATTTGTAA